GTTGACTGAAAACGGAGGTCAGACCATGACTGTTGAACCTGTAGGTCCACAAGAATCTGCAGCATCTGTATTTGCTGCTGGATAAGCCCCATTATGTCTTGGGGCATCTCGCTCTGCTattcctgctgggactcctgtgCCTTGTAGCTTTTTTAATTTATGtagcagtaatgcaaggaaccgaCAGGCCTCTCTCCTGTAAGACATTGGCTTAGGCAGTTTAGCACAAGTAAAGTAGGCTTACCATCCTTAGCATGTATCAAATGGCCTGACTGTTACCCTAGATTTTGGGGAACTGGGAACAGCTTGCTCAAGAGAGGGAACTGGTACATAATGATAGCatgcagggatagctcagtggtttgagcattggcccgctaaacccagggctgtgatttCAATCACTGGGGGGGCCAtttgggtattggtcctgctttgagcagggggttggactagatgatctcttcaggttccttccaaccctaataatctatgatactgGGCTTGGATATTTTAGGATAGAATCATTGGCTGATGTGTACCCACAAACTTGCTTTCGCAATAGGTGACATATATGACAATGAACTAAAGGAATATATTAACTTATAGGATACAAGTACCCCAAAATGACGAGGGTGGGCAAGTTAGATATGGACATGGGAGTTTAAGCATCTGAATGAATAGTCATGATAGTATCCAGGCCCTCTAACAGGCCAGGCAGGGGctagattttccatcactgactctTCGTGCTTAGTATCTACCACCCACCTTTGGCACTGGGTGTCTGGCCCATCGGACTCATTTGTCTTGCCAGGGACAGGGCTGACCCTGTGTCTCCTACCACCAGGTCCCCGAGGAAGGGCGTGAGTATATATTGAGCAAGGGACAACACCAAAGACATTCCTCATTCTATATTACTGCTTTTTGTGTATGTGGTTTGGAGCTTCCCTGTCTGTATGAAGGGTGTTAATAAAAATGGCTAAGGCACTGCTTTGCTCTCAGTGCCAATGTCTTTGCTGTACAACCCAGAGTTCCTCATACAATAATGAACTTCTTAGCAATTCGCAACCATTACAATTATAAACCGTTAATGGGGTTGGATTAACGCAGGGGCtctaggggctgcagcccagggcctagGGTTAATAGGGGCTCTGCAACAGGCCAGCGGAGGGGGTGGGGCAAAGGGAACAATTGCCCAAGGGTCTAGGTGATTTAGAAGGGCCCGGGGCCCCAGCCGCTgtcagcagtgcagtggggctaaggcgaCTTCCTGCCTCCCTTGCTCCACACCACTCCCGGAATCAGCCAAGGCATCCTTGTGGCCCCTGGGTGGGGTGTGTCTCCGCGTGCTACTGGCAGCAACATGCTGTGGAGGCCCTcagccttccccccacacaccctcccaaACCCCTTCCAGAGGGGTGTGCTGGTCGCTTTTGGAAGCCACTCAAGTTAAGGGCCaatcccctgaccccctcctgcatctccaACCCCTACCTCCACCTAAATCTCACacaccctcccacatccaaactcacATAAATATATCTGAAATTTGGCCCTGAAAGCCCAGATCCTGCATCCCCTTggacaggggccccacaaaatctaatagccccaggcCCACAGGATAGTTAATCTAGCCCTGACGGTTAAAGAATCAGGTTACATCCTTTCTACTATCtgttttttcccttctccaggctgtctgcaaTGTTCACCCTCCAGGCCCTCTGTATACGAGCCGATGCAgccctggcttgcaggatctcgcTGGATGTGTCATCCTGagtccttttctttctcctccttactGGCCCAGGTGTTCTGAGAATCCCTAGTAACACTTCTGCTTCACAGTGACCGTGCACAGCCCCACTCACCAGTCCCAGCCATGAGTGAGTATGGCCCATCAGGGGTGAGAaagtgggaggggggaaatgtaGTAGGAATTGTTTGGTTGCATGAAACTATGTGTACAGGGAATACTGGCACCCTTTTTAACAGCTGGCGGTGGTTTTAGCCTCTGATAAAAAggctcagagagcacagctgctgctggcatgctgAAGCTGCCCAGGGCTGTATGCTGCTAGCCTATTAATTCAATGTCACCTGCTGAAGTTATCGCCAACTGGGGTGGGAAAGCGTCCTAGTGCTGAGGAAGAAGTGAGACCACCATCTCTAGAAAGCTTCAGGAGAGGgctgcagagtacctccatgaacgTTGCCTTGAGATCTCTCAAAAGGgttcaagggacatccctgtgtacGTAAACAAACAGATCCACATGGTCTGCCTTGATCTAACTCTATAGCTAAATAGGAAGCAGATAACAACTCTACCTTCCTTGGTTGTACCACTACTTCTTCTAGTCCAAGGAAATTCATACAAAGTCGAAAGCTGTATCCCACTAAGTGAGAGAGAGGGGCATCATCAATACATGATTATTATAGGAAATCCATTCACGCACCTGGAGATGTGCCAACTTCACCATTTCCCAGAGGTGTGCTCGATCCCCGCTCCGTCCCAAGTCTTGCCcctactccactccttcccccatcccagccctgcctcttcccactcacatcccattccaccccctcccttctcacttcctgcctctgctctccccctttcctccttgcCCCACTGCCACCTGACTGTTGCTGAGCAATGGACAGGAGGCACTGTGAGGGAGGGTGaggagctgatcagcagggcccacCAGCAGGTGGGAGGGCATGGGAGGGGCGGAGATGATCCAGGGGGCTGATGGTGGGTGCTgatcacccactattttttttgtgggtgctccagccctggaagacACACAGAATCATTTTCCATGCACACTTCCTTGAGATGCCTTCATCTGCACTGCCAGGACCGAATGGACTGTGGTGATGTTTCAAACACGTTCTGGCTCACAGCATAGCTGGACTCCCCTGTTCATAAGTTGCCCCATCATCCACCTTCTCTTCATCCTTGCTGTTTATGGCAGTGCTCTGTGACTCTGGCTCCTCTGAGGTATCCACAGTGGCGGATAGGGTAGTGATGAGGTTTACTCCAAGTATCTCATGTAGCAATTTGTATAAGCAGCAGGTCAGTGGCTTAGTGTTGGATTGGCTCTTGACCTCCCTGGTCTTCTTGTATGCCTAGCACAGTTCCTTCTTTCAATATAAGGAAGAGTTGCAGATATTAGCTGGCTTATGTTGGTGAAGTAGAGATATTGGCTTCTGTCACAAGAATTCCAAACAGTTTGTAAACTTTGTGTCATCTCAGCAATCTGAGATCATTTCCAAAGACTAAAACTGCTAAAGGAGAATCCAGGAAAGGCAGAACACATGATACCACAAATGAAACAGGCTGGTGGCAATGTCAAATGGaacaggctggtggaacaggctgGTGGCAATAATCTaagattattatttaaaaaaaaatgcaacacaGAAAAAATGTAAGAGACAAAACTCAATCCATTATTTTATGACAATACATAACCATATTTTGACTGGACCAGCTGATCACTTGTTAATTGGTTTGTTTTTCATAGGAAAAGTGGATTTCTGAAGATATTACACATAGCGGATGAATAATCAGGACTAGAGCCCATTTAAAATCAATAGTTTTCAGACTGGTGGTTTTCAGTCTTTTGAacaaatccagaaaaaaaaagaaactttccATAAGGGACAAAAATTATCTGCCATCTCTACTAAACAGATCCTGCCTTTGTTTCACTGGAGACATTCAAAGCATTTGTCTGAATGAAATAATAAAAGAGGAATATAAAAAATATAGATTAGGAAGTTCTCATAGTTATAGCTCAAACAACCTAACAAGTGTTCAGAAAATGTGTGAACAAGTACTTAAAAATGCAagaggaaaacagaaaataaaatttattatcaCTTAATACTCAGCAGAAAACGGTCAAGCCAACTGGTAAGTTTCTGGTATATTTATTTTGCAGCTGGAAAGGTGGTGATGAACTGAGGATGAATAGCCTGATTTAAACCCACAGAGGCCAATGGGAACCATTCTGTTTACTTGAGTGGGTGTTGGCTTTGTTTCTTAAATTACCTTTGAAAGCCCTCAAACTTAACTGATTATTAATGTCTACAAATCAGTAAAGATATAGGCTGGTGTTTTCAAAGCATCTTATCCAATTTAGATGCTCAGCTCTCACTGTCTTTCAACAAAGATTGGATGTCGAACTGCCAACCCCACCTTTGAACATCTCTCCCATTCACAAAGTTATACACTTTCCTCACTCTTCCTGTATCTCCTTGCAAAACAAGAACCCTTGGCAGCCAGAGGTAGAGAGACTGAAATAATACTGGGAATAAAAAAAGAATGCTTTAATCTCCCATCATGCACTTGactgtattttttatttaggCAAAGACAGCTGGAGCTCAGAATGgggtttaaaatatatatatatttacaggaAGATAATGATCTGGTTCAAATTGCATCGCACTGTAGAAATGAATGGCCCTCTAGAAATTgacactggctgaggatctgccattgtttatctaaataaatacaactctaaaaataaaaaaaaattgcaccatGTAGATGGTTCCTTTTTGGCTAATGATTTGATTTATTCCCATTTCAATCAATGTCTCTGAAACACTGTATACTTCTGCAGAAATTTCCTCAGTGCCTCcttgacctctttgtttctcaggctgtagatgaggggattgaTCAGGGGTGTCAAAACCGTGTAGAAAACAGAAAACACTTTGTTCGGGGCTTTGAGTGCACCAGTGTTTGGTAACATGTAGACAATCATTAAGGTCCCATAGAAGATTGTAACCACAGtaaggtgggaggagcaggtggaaaaggccttttgcctccCAGACGTGGAAGGGAtcctcaggatggtggagataATATAAACATAAGATGTCAGGGTCAACAGAAATGGGGGAACAGTGTCTATGGAGGAGAATATGAGGGTCGCCAGAGTCACCAGACTGGTGTCGCTGCAGGAGAGATTAATCACTGGGGTGAGGTCACAAAAAAAATGATCAATTTCATTAGGGCCACAGAAGGTTAATTGTGACACCAAACACATTAATATGGTAAGAACTATGAATGAACTTAGCCATGATCCGCCTGCCAGTTGGATACAGAACCTACCATTCATACGGGTGACATAGTGAAGGGGTTTACATATCGCTAAATATCGATCATAAGACATCACAGCAAGCAGATAACACTCAGTGGTCACTAGGACACCAAACAAATAAAACTGCAGAATGCAGCCTGTAACCGAAATGGTCCTGTCCCCAGTCAGGaaactggccagcatcctgggaAGGATGGTTGAGTTGCAACAGATCTCCAAGCAGGACAAATTTccgaggaagaagtacatgggggtgtgaaggtgctgatcagtcaCAACTAGTGCTACGATGAGAGTGTTTGCAGCAATGGTGGCTATGTAGATCACTAGAAACAGCAGGGAGAAAAGAATTTGCAGTTCAGGAAGATTCCCAAATCCCATgaggatgaattctgtgacaGATGTTTGattttccccttctcctttctccatGAGGTGTGTGTAGGTTTCCACTTTCGCCATTCTCTGTGTGATGTAATTGGTGATTGAGAAAAAGCAATAATCATT
Above is a genomic segment from Gopherus flavomarginatus isolate rGopFla2 chromosome 11, rGopFla2.mat.asm, whole genome shotgun sequence containing:
- the LOC127031791 gene encoding olfactory receptor 11A1-like; this encodes MEKGEGENQTSVTEFILMGFGNLPELQILFSLLFLVIYIATIAANTLIVALVVTDQHLHTPMYFFLGNLSCLEICCNSTILPRMLASFLTGDRTISVTGCILQFYLFGVLVTTECYLLAVMSYDRYLAICKPLHYVTRMNGRFCIQLAGGSWLSSFIVLTILMCLVSQLTFCGPNEIDHFFCDLTPVINLSCSDTSLVTLATLIFSSIDTVPPFLLTLTSYVYIISTILRIPSTSGRQKAFSTCSSHLTVVTIFYGTLMIVYMLPNTGALKAPNKVFSVFYTVLTPLINPLIYSLRNKEVKEALRKFLQKYTVFQRH